A single region of the Methylocystis echinoides genome encodes:
- a CDS encoding Hpt domain-containing protein — protein sequence MANLATVDIPRAELSGACEGEAPILDLVHLSRQTFGDHALEIELLTLFERQAAQLAVRLAQAPGPGDSANRMELAHMVKGSARSVGALAVAAAAEAYETALRHGDGAQSRLCAALVAEIEAARAAILALL from the coding sequence ATGGCGAACCTTGCGACTGTTGATATTCCTCGCGCGGAGCTTTCGGGGGCGTGCGAGGGGGAGGCTCCGATCCTCGATCTTGTGCATCTGTCGCGGCAGACTTTTGGCGATCATGCGCTGGAAATCGAGTTGCTCACGCTTTTTGAGCGTCAGGCGGCGCAGTTAGCGGTCCGACTCGCTCAGGCGCCCGGGCCGGGCGACTCAGCGAACCGCATGGAGCTTGCGCATATGGTGAAGGGCTCCGCGCGTTCCGTCGGCGCTCTGGCGGTCGCGGCGGCCGCGGAGGCCTATGAAACGGCGCTCCGCCACGGCGACGGCGCGCAGTCGCGGCTGTGCGCGGCGCTGGTGGCGGAAATCGAGGCGGCGCGGGCAGCGATTCTGGCCTTGCTGTGA